Below is a genomic region from Methanolobus sediminis.
TATTACATATTGTTGATGAGATCTCATGGGGACTTATTCCTGAAACAGCCGGAAGGAGAGTTGCTGTTTCTCTGATGAAGACTCTTCCAGGAATTCTTGGAATAGATGATTCCGTACCATTTGATGAACTTGCGGATGAAAAAGACTGTATCATAGACAACTGGGTACGCGTTACCGCCTGGATGGCAAAAAACTGCGAATCTAAAGGGTTGTGTTCTCAGGTGCCGCAGGAGTAGGTGGTTGAGTTATGAAAGAGACGGTAAACTTCTCATTGTATGAGCCGGATATGAAACTGTTTGATTCGGACTGGGGAAAGATTCGAAATTTCCTTGTACGACATGATCTTGATGGTCTGGAACTTTTTGTTGACTCTTCTCCTCTACCTGATGATGTACCAAAGGATCTGGTTGTAGGGGTTCATCTGCCTTACTGGATGGGAAGGCACAGGGCATGGGTCGATCCGTCTGTATTCACACAGGATATGGAGGAATTTGAAAGGATATATGTTTTCGGCGGTGGAAGCCGGGGTGAGGTTATCGGGACTTTCAGTAAGGCTCTTGAGAACGCTCATACTCTGGAGGCAGAGTATGCGGTTTTTCATGTATCCTATGCAGAAATGGAACAGGTATATACACGCTGCTTTGATTGTACGGACTACGATGTACTTGAAACAACAGCAGATTTTTTGAATGAAGCTGTTTCTGTTTATCCGAATGGTGAGCCTCCGGTGCGTCTGTTCTTTGAGAATCTCTGGTGGCCGGGACTTACATTCCTTGATCCTATGAATGTTGAATACTTTGCTTCACTACTTGATTTTGATAACTGGGCTTTTGTTCTTGATACGGGTCACCTGATGAATGCCACTATGAAGTGTGAGGATGAGAACTGCTCTATCAATGTGGTACTTGATGTGCTTTCCAGGCATCCGGAAGACTTCATTAAAAGAATTGAAGGCATGCATTTCCATTGCAGCCTGTCAGGAGAGTTCATGCGAAACTCGATGGACCTGGAAATTCCGGAAGGTTTTGGAGATTTGTCTTTTCATGAGCGTCTGATGTCCGTAATGGGAATACTGGACCAGATGGATCAACATATGCCTTTTTCAAGCGAAAATTGTTCACAGATAGTTGATATGGTGTCACCTGATTACTTGACGCATGAGTTTGTTGCAACTGACTTGCGCTCTCTGGATGAGAAACTGTATATACAGAGAGGAGCATTACGCAAATAAGTTATATTTTTTATTACGTTTCTTTTTATTATTGATATTTTTAGTTTAGTCTTTTTATTTTTTCAAAATATGGACTGTTTTATGAGCTGTTTTTGTAGAAAACTATATATGGCACTCACGAATTACTTCTAATTATGAGCACTATCGATAACAATGACTCCGAGAATCCAGAGCACACTGACCGTCTGAAACTGTTTAGCGCTCTTGGAAGTGAAACCCGGCTCAGGATGCTTCAAAGGCTGACTGAGGGTGAAATGCACATATCAGAACTTGCAAGGGAACTCAGTATCTCTGTGCCGGTTGCTGCAAAACACGCAAACATACTGGAGGACGCTGAGCTTATACAGCGTAAGGTTTATGGAAAGACCCATGTCCTGCAGCTTAACAATAAGAATATTTTCCATGCACTTGACATCTTCGCACCTTCCAGAACAGTTGAAGTTAAAAAAGGTGCCACATTGCTGGAAGCACTTAAGAAGGCAGCAGTTGTCGAAGTGAAAGATGTTCACGGACAGGATAATATTGTTTCCACCAATGGCGAGGAAGGTTTCTTTGTCTATGAAGTGGATGGTGTTTTCTCCGATAAGAATGTCAATGAATTCGTATTTGACAAGAATTCCACTGTTATGTGGAAGAAACTGGAACCTATCAGCATTTTGAAAGTTAAAGTAAATGTTCAGGATGAATAGTCATCCATGAAGAACGTTAGATCGTTCTTCTCTCTCGTCTTTTTTCTCATTTTCTTGTTTCTAGAATACTTTCACTCCGCTTACAGGTTGCTTATATTCATAGCTGTCATATCTTTCACTGATGACCCGCAGAAGTCCTGCTAATGAGCACCATATGACGCTTATGGAAAGGATGAGAGTATTATCCGAAGGCACGAAGTATGATAGTTGCAACCAGAGCGCTGTCT
It encodes:
- a CDS encoding ArsR family transcriptional regulator, with the protein product MSTIDNNDSENPEHTDRLKLFSALGSETRLRMLQRLTEGEMHISELARELSISVPVAAKHANILEDAELIQRKVYGKTHVLQLNNKNIFHALDIFAPSRTVEVKKGATLLEALKKAAVVEVKDVHGQDNIVSTNGEEGFFVYEVDGVFSDKNVNEFVFDKNSTVMWKKLEPISILKVKVNVQDE
- a CDS encoding TIM barrel protein, with protein sequence MKETVNFSLYEPDMKLFDSDWGKIRNFLVRHDLDGLELFVDSSPLPDDVPKDLVVGVHLPYWMGRHRAWVDPSVFTQDMEEFERIYVFGGGSRGEVIGTFSKALENAHTLEAEYAVFHVSYAEMEQVYTRCFDCTDYDVLETTADFLNEAVSVYPNGEPPVRLFFENLWWPGLTFLDPMNVEYFASLLDFDNWAFVLDTGHLMNATMKCEDENCSINVVLDVLSRHPEDFIKRIEGMHFHCSLSGEFMRNSMDLEIPEGFGDLSFHERLMSVMGILDQMDQHMPFSSENCSQIVDMVSPDYLTHEFVATDLRSLDEKLYIQRGALRK